A genomic region of Zea mays cultivar B73 chromosome 6, Zm-B73-REFERENCE-NAM-5.0, whole genome shotgun sequence contains the following coding sequences:
- the LOC103631172 gene encoding splicing factor 3B subunit 2: MAAAGVEPRPNPPPTMASDLPNGSKTKSRESDRRRRRRKVKKNKSAAEAGAQNEGGGASSSDAKENADPNPEPMVEVEIEYVLEKAELDDPLLDDFKTIFEKFTFKGMHNECLKLCLKVCLRRVRHWGGLPSNCAWARASTRCTHGCSVAVRSFSSTGSRPDSPLALARPFASDAGPRPFVARDTIRGAVTMSRLGLSLPQIPWALGLPLFVCSQIYNVTLFQGKRGIEKQPFQLPDFIAATGIEKIRQAYIEKEDSKKLKQKQRERMQPKMGKMDIDYQVLHDAFFKYQTKPKLSSHGDLYYEGKEFEVKLREMKPGMLSHELKDALGMPDGAPPPWLINMQRYGPPPSYPQLKIPGLNAPIPPGASFGYRPGEWGKPPVDEHGRPLYGDVFGVLQQDEPSYDDEPVDRSKHWGDLEEEEEEEEEEEEEEPMEDEEMEDGIQSVDTISSTPTGVETPDVIDLRKLQRKETDKQAERPLYQVLEQKDKRIAPGTLYGSSHTYVLGAQDKSSAPKRVDLLKNQKSDKVDVTIQPDAMDDVVAAKYEEAREEEKLRNQKEDFSDMVAENAHKRKRKQEKEGKSKKKEFKF; encoded by the exons ATGGCCGCCGCCGGGGTGGAGCCTCGCCCCAACCCGCCTCCTACCATGGCTTCCGACCTCCCCAACGGAAGTAAAACCAAGTCGCGAGAGTCcgaccggcgccgccgccgccgcaaggTCAAGAAGAACAAGTCCGCCGCTGAGGCCGGTGCCCAGAACGAGGGCGGGGGAGCTTCTAGCTCCGACGCCAAGGAGAACGCAGATCCTAACCCCGAGCCCATG GTGGAGGTGGAGATAGAGTATGTACTGGAGAAGGCCGAGCTGGACGATCCTCTCCTCGATGACTTCAAGACCATCTTCGAAAAGTTCACCTTTAAGGGCATGCACAATGAGTGTCTTAAGTTGTGTCTTAAAGTGTGCCTAAGGAG AGTGCGTCATTGGGGTGGCCTGCCGTCGAACTGCGCGTGGGCACGTGCCTCGACCAGGTGCACACATGGCTGCTCCGTCGCGGTGCGTAGCTTCTCCAGCACTGGCAGCAGGCCCGACAGCCCGCTCGCACTGGCCCGGCCCTTTGCCAGCGATGCCGGACCTCGTCCCTTTGTGGCGCGCGACACCATCCGTGGAGCAG TCACCATGTCGCGGCTCGGTTTATCCCTTCCCCAGATTCCTTGGGCACTGGGTCTGCCCTTGTTTGTATGTAGTCAAATTTACAATGTTACCTTGTTTCAGGGGAAGAGAGGTATTGAGAAGCAGCCTTTCCAGCTTCCTGACTTTATAGCTGCAACTGGAATAGAAAAGATAAGACAG GCGTATATTGAGAAAGAGGATAGCAAGAAGTTGAAACAGAAACAGCGGGAGCGCATGCAGCCCAAAATGGGCAAAATGGATATAGATTATCAG GTTTTGCATGATGCGTTCTTCAAATATCAGACAAAACCCAAGTTGTCTAGTCATGGTGATCTGTATTATGAAGGCAAAGAGTTTGAG GTTAAACTGAGGGAAATGAAGCCAGgcatgctgtctcatgagcttaaaGATGCTCTTGGTATGCCTGATGGTGCCCCTCCCCCATGGCTTATAAACATGCAG CGCTATGGTCCACCTCCATCTTATCCCCAACTGAAGATCCCAGGTCTTAATGCCCCAATCCCCCCTGGTGCCAGTTTTGGTTATAGACCAGGAGAGTGGGGAAAGCCACCAGTTGATGAG CATGGACGCCCACTCTATGGAGACGTTTTTGGTGTTCTTCAGCAGGACGAACCTAGCTACGAT GATGAACCTGTTGATCGCAGCAAACACTGGGGAGATTTggaggaagaggaggaagaagaggaagaggaggaaGAGGAAGAACCAATGGAAGACGAGGAAATGGAAGACGGAATTCAGTCCGTCGATACCATTTCAAG TACTCCGACTGGTGTTGAAACACCTGATGTTATCGACCTTCGGAAGCTGCAGAGGAAGGAGACTGACAAGCAGGCAGAACGGCCGTTGTATCAG gttcttgaacAGAAGGACAAAAGGATCGCCCCTGGGACACTATATGGGTCAAGCCATAC GTACGTGCTGGGAGCACAAGATAAATCATCAGCTCCGAAAAGA GTGGATCTGCTTAAGAATCAAAAGTCAGACAAGGTGGACGTCACCATCCAACCCGATGCCATGGATGATGTTGTGGCAGCCAA GTACGAAGAAGCGCGAGAGGAAGAGAAGCTTCGGAACCAAAAGGAGGACTTCAGCGACATGGTGGCGGAG AATGCTCACAAGAGGAAGCGGAAGCAAGAGAAGGAAGGCAAGTCTAAGAAGAAGGAATTCAAGTTTTAA